In Gammaproteobacteria bacterium, one DNA window encodes the following:
- the accB gene encoding acetyl-CoA carboxylase biotin carboxyl carrier protein, with protein sequence MDIRKVKKLIELLEESGIAEIEIHEGEESVRISRHSTHAPVQTIVQVPEEPARPAAHSPSPSEPAPGGVEERLSATTAPHAREGHVVTAPMVGTFFRAAFPENPPFVEVGQTVSEGDVLCIIEAMKMMNQIEADVSGTISAVLVENAQPVEFEQPLFIVT encoded by the coding sequence ATGGACATCCGAAAAGTTAAGAAGCTCATTGAGTTACTTGAAGAGTCGGGGATCGCCGAGATCGAAATCCACGAAGGCGAAGAGTCGGTGCGGATAAGCCGGCACAGCACGCATGCCCCCGTACAAACCATCGTACAGGTACCTGAGGAGCCGGCTCGTCCTGCGGCACACTCGCCGAGCCCCTCTGAACCGGCTCCCGGAGGTGTCGAAGAACGCCTGTCGGCGACGACCGCACCGCACGCGCGTGAGGGACATGTTGTGACCGCGCCGATGGTCGGGACCTTTTTTCGAGCAGCCTTCCCAGAAAACCCGCCATTCGTCGAGGTAGGCCAAACTGTGTCGGAAGGCGACGTGCTCTGCATCATCGAGGCCATGAAAATGATGAACCAAATCGAAGCCGACGTAAGCGGCACAATATCAGCAGTTCTGGTAGAGAATGCTCAGCCCGTTGAATTTGAGCAGCCCCTATTTATCGTCACCTAA
- the aroQ gene encoding type II 3-dehydroquinate dehydratase, protein MARLLVLNGPNLNLLGEREPEVYGTVTLEAINQRLATLAESAGHTITCYQSDAEHELIARIHGARGDSTAFIIINPGALTHTSIAMRDALLAVKIPFIEVHLSNVYAREPFRRHSYLSDIAVGVISGLGALGYELAFQAALQQIQNKS, encoded by the coding sequence ATGGCACGCCTATTGGTACTCAACGGTCCAAATCTCAACCTGCTTGGCGAGCGGGAGCCGGAGGTATACGGCACCGTAACCTTGGAAGCCATTAACCAACGCCTCGCTACGTTGGCTGAATCCGCTGGGCATACGATCACCTGTTATCAGAGCGATGCAGAGCACGAGTTGATCGCGCGCATTCATGGCGCGAGAGGGGATAGCACGGCCTTCATCATTATCAATCCAGGGGCCCTCACCCACACCAGCATTGCCATGCGCGATGCCCTGCTTGCGGTGAAGATCCCGTTCATTGAGGTTCACCTTTCCAACGTGTACGCTCGAGAACCCTTTCGACGTCACTCTTACCTTTCCGACATCGCCGTTGGCGTCATTAGCGGCCTGGGCGCCTTGGGCTATGAGCTTGCGTTCCAAGCAGCCCTGCAACAGATACAAAACAAAAGTTAG
- a CDS encoding TlpA disulfide reductase family protein, with protein MKGGALVLAGAFLMLLSGLAGYYLHDRLTHGSPSPPGRAAPPLTSLAMRATEGTQRPDFTLPDIEAIPRNVAEWDGKVLAVNFWATWCPPCLEEIPEFIDLQTQYGAQGLQFVGVAIDDLDNVKDFIDRFGINYPILIGEQDAIRLAKIFGNDIGALPYTAIIDRTGRIVFTKRGQLSRAEAVAVIEALL; from the coding sequence ATGAAAGGGGGGGCCCTAGTCCTCGCCGGCGCATTCTTGATGCTGCTGTCGGGTTTGGCGGGCTATTATCTGCATGACCGACTAACGCACGGATCGCCCTCACCACCGGGGCGCGCTGCCCCGCCTTTAACCTCACTCGCAATGCGTGCCACCGAAGGCACACAGCGACCGGACTTCACCTTGCCCGATATCGAGGCTATCCCGCGCAACGTCGCCGAGTGGGACGGGAAGGTTCTGGCCGTTAACTTCTGGGCCACGTGGTGCCCGCCCTGTCTCGAAGAAATACCAGAATTCATTGATTTACAGACACAATATGGAGCACAAGGCCTCCAATTTGTGGGTGTCGCCATCGATGATCTCGACAACGTTAAGGATTTTATTGACCGCTTCGGGATCAACTATCCCATATTGATAGGCGAACAAGACGCCATTCGTCTTGCCAAGATCTTTGGTAACGACATTGGCGCGTTGCCCTATACCGCCATCATTGACCGCACTGGACGTATTGTGTTTACCAAACGAGGGCAACTCTCCAGGGCAGAGGCTGTGGCCGTCATTGAGGCGTTATTATAG
- the dsbD gene encoding protein-disulfide reductase DsbD, producing the protein MKPLITLLISSLVLLGHDLALGEESSPNNAAFNRLAVNPATEDAPAPADRLLQGFGPFGKGLDLGSTSQEFLNPDEAFVVTAILDDPTTVITYWQIADGYYLYRDKFKFAVRGAGVALQEIAIPVGESKHDPTFGRVEIIRGAAEIKLPLMRPKPDAAEIELELSYQGCAEDGICYPPITKVFSLLLDSWITPAAAAQPQPSNAMDQGFISEQQGIVRMLANGSTFLTLLTFLGFGLLLAFTPCVFPMIPILSGVIVGHGEGMTTGKAFRLSLVYVLAMAITYAGIGIIAGLSGNNLQALFQNPWVLVTFSAIFIALALSMFGFYQLQVPSSIQSRLRGISEHQDRGTLHGAAIMGFLSALIVGPCVAPPLLGALLYMSQSGNALLGGAALFAMGLGFGIPLLIVGTSAGKLLPKAGHWTEIVQPIFGVVLLGVAIWFMERVLPGSVTLLLWALLLTVSAVYMGALDSLERTVSGWRRLWKGIGLVILVYGVVLVLAAAGGGRDVLKPLTGIALLSGESRNLQTLPVFTEVKGLPALKEELAKAKARQRPAVLDLYADWCVACKELEKYTFADRGVQNALADAVLLKADVTANDEVDRSLLRQLQLFGPPAILFYDRDAVERRPYRLVGFVGPDAFRDHAKKALAP; encoded by the coding sequence ATGAAACCCTTAATCACCCTACTCATCTCATCTTTAGTGCTGCTTGGTCACGATCTGGCCTTGGGCGAAGAGTCGTCGCCTAACAACGCTGCATTCAATCGCCTCGCCGTCAACCCCGCCACCGAAGACGCGCCAGCACCTGCGGATCGGTTGCTTCAAGGTTTCGGGCCCTTTGGAAAGGGGCTCGATCTCGGTTCGACCTCGCAGGAATTTCTCAATCCAGACGAAGCCTTCGTCGTTACCGCCATTCTCGACGATCCGACCACCGTCATCACCTACTGGCAGATCGCCGATGGTTATTACCTGTATCGGGATAAATTCAAATTCGCGGTCAGAGGAGCCGGTGTGGCACTCCAAGAGATTGCCATACCCGTTGGCGAATCCAAACACGATCCGACCTTTGGACGGGTGGAAATCATCCGCGGCGCGGCTGAGATTAAGTTGCCGTTGATGCGGCCCAAGCCAGACGCTGCTGAGATTGAATTGGAACTCAGTTACCAGGGCTGCGCCGAGGACGGCATTTGCTATCCCCCGATCACCAAGGTATTTTCGTTGCTGCTCGATTCCTGGATCACCCCGGCCGCGGCGGCGCAACCTCAGCCATCCAACGCCATGGATCAAGGCTTTATCTCCGAGCAGCAAGGGATCGTGCGTATGCTGGCCAACGGAAGCACGTTTCTCACGCTTCTGACTTTCCTTGGCTTTGGGCTGCTGCTCGCGTTCACACCCTGCGTCTTCCCGATGATACCCATTTTGTCAGGGGTCATCGTTGGTCACGGCGAGGGAATGACCACAGGCAAGGCGTTCAGGCTGTCGCTGGTCTATGTGTTGGCAATGGCAATTACCTATGCCGGGATCGGAATCATTGCCGGTCTATCAGGAAATAACCTGCAGGCGCTTTTTCAAAATCCCTGGGTGTTGGTGACATTTAGTGCCATCTTTATCGCCCTTGCGCTGTCCATGTTCGGTTTTTATCAATTGCAGGTGCCGAGCAGTATTCAGAGTCGCCTTCGGGGCATCAGCGAACATCAGGATCGGGGCACCCTGCACGGAGCGGCCATCATGGGATTTCTCTCCGCCCTTATCGTCGGGCCCTGCGTTGCCCCACCGCTGTTGGGGGCACTGCTGTATATGAGCCAGAGCGGTAACGCGCTATTGGGAGGAGCGGCCTTATTCGCCATGGGATTGGGATTCGGGATCCCACTGCTCATCGTCGGTACATCAGCTGGTAAGCTCCTGCCGAAAGCGGGTCACTGGACGGAGATCGTCCAGCCCATCTTCGGCGTGGTGTTACTGGGTGTGGCGATCTGGTTCATGGAACGCGTGCTACCTGGATCGGTTACCCTGCTGTTGTGGGCCCTACTGCTCACGGTGTCGGCCGTGTACATGGGTGCATTAGACAGTCTCGAGCGCACGGTCTCTGGCTGGCGCCGCCTTTGGAAAGGCATTGGGCTTGTGATACTTGTCTACGGTGTGGTGCTCGTGCTCGCGGCCGCCGGCGGCGGTCGCGACGTACTCAAACCACTCACCGGAATAGCCCTGCTATCGGGGGAAAGCAGAAATCTACAGACCCTCCCTGTATTCACTGAGGTGAAGGGCCTGCCAGCCCTGAAAGAAGAATTAGCTAAGGCCAAGGCGCGACAGAGGCCGGCAGTGCTGGATCTCTACGCGGACTGGTGTGTTGCCTGCAAGGAATTAGAGAAATACACGTTTGCCGATCGCGGCGTGCAAAACGCGCTGGCGGATGCCGTGCTGCTCAAAGCAGACGTCACGGCAAACGACGAGGTTGATCGATCCTTGTTGAGGCAATTGCAGCTATTCGGACCGCCAGCAATCCTCTTCTATGACCGCGACGCCGTGGAACGCCGCCCCTATCGCTTGGTGGGTTTTGTCGGACCCGATGCCTTTCGTGATCACGCGAAAAAAGCGCTTGCTCCATGA
- a CDS encoding divalent-cation tolerance protein CutA encodes MNPDREHLLVLNTCPGSITAKKIAQNLVEAGHAACVNILAAHSIFWWKGRVEASDEHVLLIKTRLDLYPEVERAILAQHPYELPEIIAVPIKAGLAGYLSWIDEVTSTSR; translated from the coding sequence ATGAATCCTGATCGCGAACATCTTCTTGTATTGAACACCTGTCCCGGGTCTATTACCGCCAAGAAAATAGCGCAAAATCTCGTCGAAGCGGGACACGCCGCCTGCGTGAATATTCTCGCAGCACATTCTATATTTTGGTGGAAAGGCCGCGTCGAGGCCTCGGATGAACATGTGCTTTTGATCAAGACCCGACTCGACCTTTATCCGGAGGTTGAACGTGCCATTTTGGCCCAACACCCCTATGAACTTCCGGAGATTATCGCAGTCCCTATCAAGGCAGGTTTAGCGGGCTATCTTTCCTGGATTGATGAGGTCACAAGCACTAGCCGATGA
- a CDS encoding co-chaperone GroES, giving the protein MNIRPLHDRVMVRRIEEDRTSAGGIVIPDTAAEKPVRGEVIAAGPGKILENGDIRPMDVKVGEKILFGKYSGTEVKVNGEDILVMREEDIIGIIDE; this is encoded by the coding sequence ATGAATATTCGTCCTTTGCATGATCGCGTGATGGTCAGGCGAATAGAGGAAGACCGCACCAGTGCGGGTGGCATCGTGATCCCGGACACGGCGGCTGAGAAGCCTGTTCGTGGAGAGGTCATTGCTGCGGGTCCAGGGAAGATCTTGGAGAACGGTGATATCCGTCCTATGGATGTCAAGGTTGGGGAGAAGATCCTGTTCGGCAAATACTCAGGCACCGAAGTGAAGGTCAACGGCGAGGATATCCTGGTGATGCGCGAAGAAGACATCATTGGCATCATCGATGAGTGA
- the groL gene encoding chaperonin GroEL (60 kDa chaperone family; promotes refolding of misfolded polypeptides especially under stressful conditions; forms two stacked rings of heptamers to form a barrel-shaped 14mer; ends can be capped by GroES; misfolded proteins enter the barrel where they are refolded when GroES binds), whose protein sequence is MSVKELRFSDDARHRMLKGVIALSDAVKVTLGPKGRNAVLEKSFGAPTVTKDGVSVAKEIELKDRFENMGAQMVKEVASNTSDEAGDGTTTATVLAQSILTEGMKAVAAGMNPMDLKRGVDKAVVVTVAELNKLSKPCEDDKAIAQVGTISANSDTAIGNIIAEAMGKVGKEGVITVEEGSGLDNELETVEGMQFDRGYLSPYFINNQQSMNVELEDPYFLVHDKKISNIRDLLPILENVAKAGKSMLVICEDVEGEALATLVVNNIRGIVKVAAVKAPGFGDRRKAMLEDVAVLTAATVISEEVGLSLEKASLDDLGTAKRVVITKEDTTIIGGAGKRADIEGRIQQIRKQIEESTSDYDKEKLQERLAKLAGGVAVVKVGAPTEVEMKEKKARVEDALHATRAAVEEGVVPGGGVAFVRALPALNKLKGDNHDQDMGINILKRAVEEPLRQIVENAGDEAAVILNTVKEGKDNFGYDAATREFGDMLELGILDPTKVTRIALQNAASVAGLMITTETMVAEAPKEDKSVPGAPGMGDMDMM, encoded by the coding sequence ATGAGTGTTAAAGAATTACGATTCAGCGACGATGCACGTCACCGCATGCTGAAGGGCGTCATTGCCCTGTCGGATGCGGTGAAGGTCACGCTTGGGCCGAAGGGCCGGAATGCCGTGCTCGAGAAGAGCTTTGGCGCGCCGACTGTGACCAAGGACGGCGTCTCCGTCGCGAAGGAGATCGAATTGAAGGATCGTTTCGAGAATATGGGAGCCCAGATGGTCAAGGAAGTCGCCTCGAACACGTCTGACGAAGCGGGTGATGGAACCACCACGGCAACGGTACTTGCGCAATCCATCCTGACAGAAGGGATGAAGGCCGTAGCCGCTGGGATGAATCCGATGGATCTAAAGCGCGGCGTCGATAAGGCTGTGGTGGTGACCGTGGCAGAGCTTAATAAGCTGTCGAAACCTTGTGAGGATGATAAGGCCATTGCCCAAGTTGGCACCATCTCCGCCAACTCTGACACTGCCATCGGCAACATTATTGCAGAAGCCATGGGTAAAGTGGGCAAGGAGGGCGTGATTACGGTTGAAGAGGGATCGGGGCTGGATAATGAGCTGGAAACCGTTGAGGGAATGCAGTTCGACCGTGGCTATCTTTCTCCGTACTTTATAAATAATCAACAGTCAATGAATGTCGAACTCGAAGACCCATACTTTTTGGTGCACGACAAGAAGATCTCCAACATCCGTGATCTCCTGCCGATCCTGGAAAACGTTGCGAAGGCCGGTAAATCGATGCTGGTCATCTGCGAAGACGTTGAGGGCGAGGCGCTAGCGACGTTGGTCGTCAACAACATCCGGGGTATTGTCAAGGTTGCAGCTGTTAAGGCACCGGGTTTTGGCGATCGTCGCAAGGCGATGCTGGAGGATGTCGCGGTCCTCACCGCCGCTACCGTCATCTCTGAAGAAGTGGGCTTGAGCCTTGAGAAGGCCAGTCTTGATGATCTGGGCACAGCCAAGCGTGTGGTGATCACCAAGGAAGATACGACTATCATTGGTGGCGCTGGTAAGAGGGCGGACATTGAAGGGCGTATTCAGCAGATCCGGAAGCAAATCGAAGAGTCGACTTCCGATTATGACAAGGAGAAGCTTCAGGAACGGCTCGCTAAGCTGGCGGGTGGCGTCGCTGTTGTCAAAGTGGGGGCGCCGACTGAAGTGGAGATGAAGGAGAAGAAAGCACGTGTAGAAGATGCCCTTCACGCAACCCGCGCGGCCGTAGAGGAAGGCGTTGTGCCGGGTGGCGGTGTCGCCTTTGTCCGAGCATTGCCCGCCCTAAATAAGCTTAAGGGAGATAATCACGATCAAGATATGGGCATCAATATCCTAAAGCGCGCAGTTGAAGAACCGCTTCGCCAGATTGTGGAAAATGCGGGCGATGAAGCCGCTGTGATTCTTAACACGGTGAAGGAAGGCAAGGATAACTTTGGCTACGATGCGGCTACGAGGGAATTTGGTGATATGCTCGAGCTGGGGATCCTGGACCCCACCAAGGTGACGCGTATCGCGCTCCAGAACGCAGCGTCCGTGGCTGGTCTGATGATCACCACGGAAACGATGGTGGCTGAGGCGCCGAAGGAGGACAAGTCTGTCCCCGGGGCCCCGGGCATGGGCGACATGGACATGATGTAG
- a CDS encoding class I SAM-dependent methyltransferase: MVKKKMATAKKKRHKTRAKKSMAERADAHALYEQAVQCVEADIDFVEGTFQRLRGRKAHSLREDFCGTANAAWEWVRRRSGNTAIGVDLNQGVLDWGMAHHIAKLPPRAANRIKLIRDDVMTVRTALVDAVLAMNFSYWVFKERSAMRRYFRRVGSSLVKDGILYLDAFGGYEAFTVLRERTKQDGFTYIWHQADYNPISGDILCHIDFKFEDGSVLKRAFTYDWRLWTLPELTELLIEAGFTRATVYWEGTDEETGEGDGHFYPTTRGEPDAGWIAYIVAEK; encoded by the coding sequence ATGGTGAAGAAGAAGATGGCAACGGCAAAAAAGAAACGCCATAAAACTCGGGCAAAGAAAAGTATGGCTGAACGGGCTGATGCCCATGCGCTATATGAACAAGCTGTTCAGTGTGTTGAAGCGGATATCGACTTCGTCGAAGGGACATTTCAAAGACTTCGCGGTCGCAAGGCCCATTCGTTGCGGGAGGATTTTTGTGGAACCGCGAATGCCGCGTGGGAGTGGGTGCGACGACGTAGCGGGAATACGGCAATCGGTGTCGATCTGAATCAAGGGGTTTTAGATTGGGGCATGGCCCACCATATTGCCAAGCTGCCCCCTCGGGCGGCGAACCGCATAAAACTCATCAGAGACGATGTCATGACAGTCAGGACCGCGCTTGTGGACGCGGTGCTTGCCATGAACTTCAGTTACTGGGTCTTCAAGGAGCGGAGTGCCATGCGGCGATACTTTCGGCGAGTCGGCAGCAGCTTGGTGAAGGATGGGATCCTGTATCTGGATGCGTTTGGTGGTTATGAGGCTTTTACTGTGTTACGGGAGCGAACAAAGCAGGATGGCTTTACCTATATTTGGCATCAGGCAGACTACAATCCCATAAGCGGTGACATCCTGTGCCACATCGATTTCAAATTTGAAGATGGCTCGGTTCTGAAGCGGGCTTTTACCTACGATTGGCGCCTATGGACGCTTCCCGAATTGACCGAATTACTGATCGAAGCGGGTTTCACGAGGGCAACCGTCTATTGGGAGGGCACCGATGAGGAGACCGGTGAGGGAGATGGTCATTTCTATCCAACCACGCGAGGCGAACCGGATGCCGGGTGGATTGCCTATATCGTTGCAGAAAAATGA
- the phoU gene encoding phosphate signaling complex protein PhoU, whose amino-acid sequence MTATTFSQHISRQFDQELEDIRARVLSMGGLIETQIDNALEALCRGNSELAEKVIEADIKVNALEVSIDEDCTQILARRQPAASDLRLVLAVGKTITDLERIGDEAEKIGHMALHLAESQCPKSYYVGVASMGNHVRAMLHDALDAFARMDSEAALNVASEDPKVDQEYAAILRQLITYMMEDPRSIARALDVIWSVRALERIGDHASNICENVIYLTEGKNVRHVSLEEMRKKVHPESH is encoded by the coding sequence ATGACAGCAACCACATTTTCGCAACACATCTCCAGGCAATTCGACCAAGAGCTTGAGGATATTCGGGCTCGCGTACTGTCCATGGGCGGATTAATAGAAACGCAGATTGATAACGCACTCGAAGCCCTATGCCGTGGTAACAGCGAGCTTGCGGAAAAAGTGATAGAAGCTGATATCAAGGTCAATGCCCTCGAAGTGTCAATCGATGAGGATTGCACGCAGATCTTGGCCCGCCGCCAGCCAGCGGCAAGTGATCTACGATTGGTTCTGGCCGTCGGAAAAACCATCACGGATCTCGAACGGATCGGTGATGAGGCGGAGAAGATCGGGCATATGGCACTGCACCTTGCTGAAAGCCAATGTCCAAAGTCCTATTACGTTGGGGTTGCGTCGATGGGAAATCATGTGCGGGCGATGTTGCATGACGCTTTGGATGCCTTTGCCCGGATGGACTCCGAAGCGGCACTTAACGTCGCCAGCGAAGATCCGAAAGTAGACCAAGAATATGCTGCGATCCTCAGACAACTCATAACCTACATGATGGAGGACCCCCGAAGTATCGCACGTGCCCTGGACGTAATATGGTCCGTACGTGCACTCGAGCGCATCGGGGATCACGCCAGTAATATATGCGAAAACGTGATCTACCTAACCGAAGGAAAAAACGTGCGCCACGTCAGCCTTGAAGAAATGCGCAAGAAGGTTCACCCGGAATCGCATTAG
- the pstB gene encoding phosphate ABC transporter ATP-binding protein PstB: MPKEPLASSAERPLRTHAVDISLLSRSDSGLRPQERNECLSVKNLNLYYGEKQALNDICLSIPEKHVTAFIGPSGCGKTTLLRCFNRMNDLIDIARVEGEIHLYGQNIYAKGINVAELRRRVGMVFQKPNPFPKTVYENVAYGLRIQGIKNRRRLDKVVEQALKAAALWDEVKDRLNDSAMGLSGGQQQRLVIARAIAIEPEVLLLDEPASALDPASTLKIEELIYELKTDYTIVIVTHNMQQAARVSDYTAFLYVGEIIEFGYTNTVFTNPKTKQTEDYITGRYG, translated from the coding sequence ATGCCGAAAGAACCATTGGCTAGCAGTGCCGAAAGGCCACTGCGTACGCATGCCGTTGACATCTCCCTGCTATCTAGAAGCGACAGTGGATTGCGTCCTCAAGAACGAAACGAATGCCTTTCGGTAAAAAACCTTAACCTCTATTACGGGGAAAAGCAGGCCTTGAACGATATTTGCCTCTCCATTCCCGAAAAACATGTTACGGCATTCATTGGACCGAGCGGGTGTGGAAAGACAACTTTGCTTCGATGCTTTAATCGCATGAACGACTTGATTGATATCGCCCGTGTTGAGGGCGAAATCCATTTATATGGCCAAAATATCTACGCTAAAGGCATCAATGTTGCGGAACTTCGTCGCCGCGTCGGGATGGTTTTTCAAAAACCGAATCCCTTCCCGAAGACCGTATATGAAAATGTTGCGTATGGGCTTCGGATACAAGGGATCAAGAATCGCCGCCGATTAGATAAGGTCGTTGAACAGGCTTTGAAGGCAGCGGCGCTTTGGGATGAAGTCAAGGATCGGTTAAACGACAGTGCGATGGGGCTGTCTGGAGGACAACAACAGCGGTTAGTGATTGCACGTGCTATTGCGATAGAGCCAGAGGTCTTGCTGCTCGACGAGCCGGCTTCCGCACTCGATCCGGCCTCGACGCTGAAGATCGAAGAGCTCATCTATGAGCTGAAGACCGATTACACCATCGTCATCGTGACGCACAACATGCAGCAAGCTGCTCGCGTGTCGGACTATACAGCGTTTCTTTACGTCGGTGAGATTATTGAGTTTGGCTACACTAATACAGTCTTTACTAATCCAAAGACAAAGCAGACCGAGGACTACATTACCGGTCGCTACGGCTAA
- the pstA gene encoding phosphate ABC transporter permease PstA: MREWFRSGSPWVWLNAGAVSVCLVMVVGLILLIAFRGLGHFWPSDITQLYYLEEDGNAHRLIGEIVDHEQVPRERVEDLGASLPEDVIVVDRYLLKIGNREFFGIDFRWITGPSIINQAHPGHIMAIERHEWGNLYGYLVGLKENGEVIHSDKPNWDLLQGRLSRKHTLSKEIRHVEKDLVGAINYRMEKLRLKERGLELEGIVDRAAYRHIDTERAHLQDQYDQLTQRLAELYEAIDRDSVVVEIADEREVEVPVAQIVRAYQPNRMGLFDKLRFYFTKLWEFVAEEPREANTEGGILPAIFGTVLMVMIMSVFVTPFGVVAAVYLREYAKQGLLTRLIRIAVNNLAGVPSIVYGVFGLGFFVYILGGNIDQLFFREALPAPTFGTPGLIWASLTLAILTVPVVIVATEEGLSRIPRAIREGSLALGATKAETLWRTVLPMTAPAMITGLILAVARAAGEVAPLMMVGVVKLAPSLATDSNFPYLHLDRKFMHLGFHIYDVGFQSPNVEAARPLVYATALLLILLIIVLNLTAIYIRNRLREKYNAAE, from the coding sequence ATGCGGGAATGGTTTAGAAGTGGTAGTCCCTGGGTCTGGCTAAACGCCGGTGCGGTGAGCGTGTGTTTGGTCATGGTCGTCGGCTTGATACTGCTCATTGCATTCCGCGGCCTTGGTCATTTCTGGCCTTCAGACATCACCCAACTTTACTATCTCGAAGAGGACGGCAACGCACACCGACTCATCGGTGAAATCGTCGATCACGAACAGGTCCCCCGTGAACGCGTCGAAGACCTCGGTGCGTCCCTGCCCGAGGACGTCATTGTCGTCGATCGCTACCTTCTGAAGATAGGCAACCGGGAATTTTTTGGAATTGACTTCCGCTGGATTACCGGTCCCTCGATAATCAATCAGGCGCATCCAGGACACATCATGGCCATTGAGCGGCATGAGTGGGGCAATCTCTATGGTTACCTCGTTGGGCTCAAGGAAAATGGTGAAGTCATCCATAGCGACAAGCCGAATTGGGACCTACTCCAAGGTAGACTTTCGCGAAAGCACACACTCTCTAAAGAAATCCGGCACGTCGAAAAGGATCTGGTGGGGGCGATCAATTACCGGATGGAAAAGTTGCGGCTCAAAGAAAGAGGTCTGGAGCTTGAGGGGATCGTCGATCGGGCGGCCTATCGGCACATCGACACCGAGCGCGCACATCTTCAAGATCAATACGACCAACTAACCCAGCGACTTGCAGAACTCTATGAAGCCATTGATCGAGACAGCGTGGTCGTCGAGATCGCCGATGAGCGAGAGGTTGAGGTACCAGTTGCACAAATTGTCCGCGCCTACCAGCCCAATCGCATGGGCCTTTTCGATAAGCTCCGTTTCTATTTCACAAAACTATGGGAATTCGTGGCCGAGGAACCACGGGAAGCGAATACAGAAGGTGGTATCTTGCCGGCAATTTTTGGCACCGTGCTGATGGTGATGATTATGTCGGTATTTGTCACGCCGTTCGGGGTCGTGGCGGCAGTCTACCTTCGAGAATATGCCAAACAAGGGCTGTTGACCCGGCTCATCCGAATTGCCGTCAACAATCTCGCGGGCGTGCCGTCAATTGTGTATGGAGTTTTTGGTCTAGGGTTCTTTGTCTATATATTAGGCGGAAATATCGACCAATTATTCTTCCGCGAGGCACTGCCTGCCCCCACATTCGGCACGCCGGGACTCATCTGGGCATCACTCACGCTCGCTATCCTCACGGTGCCGGTGGTCATCGTAGCAACTGAAGAAGGTTTGTCCCGCATACCGCGGGCTATTCGTGAAGGCAGCCTCGCATTAGGTGCCACCAAAGCGGAGACGTTATGGCGAACCGTGCTACCCATGACCGCGCCCGCGATGATCACCGGGCTTATCCTTGCGGTTGCGCGCGCCGCTGGCGAAGTCGCCCCATTGATGATGGTCGGCGTAGTCAAGCTCGCGCCTTCACTTGCAACGGATAGCAATTTTCCCTACCTCCATCTGGATCGAAAGTTCATGCACCTAGGCTTTCACATCTACGATGTGGGTTTTCAAAGCCCCAATGTCGAAGCCGCGAGACCTCTGGTTTATGCCACGGCCCTGTTGCTGATCCTGCTCATCATTGTCTTGAACCTGACCGCTATTTACATACGCAACCGCCTACGGGAGAAGTATAATGCTGCCGAGTAG